A portion of the Pseudoxanthomonas sp. JBR18 genome contains these proteins:
- a CDS encoding histidine triad nucleotide-binding protein, translated as MNDTLFGKIIRREIPATIVYEDDEVLGFKDIAPQAPVHVLFIPKAVHVPTLNDLKTDQAALVGRLVLAAAEYARTEGFAENGYRVVMNCREDAGQTVYHIHLHLLAGATLGRFGAPGG; from the coding sequence ATGAACGACACCCTCTTCGGCAAGATCATCCGGCGCGAGATCCCGGCGACCATCGTCTACGAGGACGACGAGGTGCTGGGCTTCAAGGACATCGCACCGCAGGCGCCGGTGCACGTGCTGTTCATTCCCAAGGCCGTCCACGTGCCGACGCTGAACGATCTCAAGACCGACCAGGCCGCGCTGGTGGGCCGGCTGGTGCTGGCCGCCGCCGAATACGCGCGGACCGAAGGCTTCGCCGAGAACGGCTATCGGGTGGTGATGAACTGCCGCGAGGACGCCGGGCAGACCGTCTACCACATCCACCTGCACCTGCTGGCAGGCGCCACGCTGGGGCGCTTCGGCGCGCCTGGTGGCTGA
- a CDS encoding DUF58 domain-containing protein, which translates to MRTTGLRQRLALLARPRQAETLPVTLDRRRVYVLPTPFGLFAGLLVATMLLGALNYNNNPALLLALLLAATLMASLLAAHLQLSGLRVEAVRAEPVHAGAPLLVQVALSEADRRARVGLRLGSGGEEVLVPSLLDSTVVAGLAHPTEVRGWLHLPRLRASTTQPLGVARAWSWIWPATPLLVYPAVEADGPPLPAPAGAARRTRVQAAGEELHHLRAYRPGDAPRTIAWKPSARRDTLLVREYEHPVGVEVSLDWASLAALPYEARIRRLAHWVELAERQACRYRLRLPGQAPLGPALGAEHRHQCLRALALMPAG; encoded by the coding sequence ATCCGCACGACCGGGCTGCGCCAGCGACTGGCTTTGCTGGCGCGGCCGCGCCAGGCCGAGACCTTGCCGGTCACGCTGGATCGACGCCGGGTCTATGTGCTGCCGACTCCGTTTGGTCTGTTCGCCGGCCTGCTGGTGGCCACGATGCTGCTCGGCGCGTTGAACTACAACAACAACCCCGCTCTGCTGCTCGCCCTGCTGCTGGCGGCCACGCTGATGGCCAGCCTTTTGGCAGCGCACCTGCAGCTTTCGGGGCTGCGCGTGGAGGCGGTGCGGGCCGAGCCGGTCCACGCCGGCGCCCCCCTGCTGGTTCAAGTCGCCCTTTCCGAAGCGGACCGCCGCGCCCGCGTCGGGCTGCGGCTGGGGTCCGGGGGCGAAGAGGTGCTGGTCCCCAGCCTGCTGGACAGTACGGTGGTGGCCGGCCTCGCCCATCCCACCGAGGTGCGCGGCTGGCTACACCTGCCGCGCCTGCGGGCGTCCACCACCCAGCCATTGGGCGTGGCACGGGCCTGGTCCTGGATCTGGCCGGCGACCCCGCTGCTGGTCTATCCGGCGGTCGAGGCCGATGGCCCGCCGTTGCCCGCCCCGGCCGGCGCGGCGCGGCGCACCCGCGTGCAAGCCGCAGGCGAGGAACTTCACCACCTGCGCGCCTATCGCCCCGGCGATGCACCGCGCACCATCGCGTGGAAGCCTTCCGCGCGACGCGACACGCTCCTGGTCCGTGAGTACGAGCATCCGGTCGGGGTGGAGGTCTCGCTGGACTGGGCGTCCCTGGCCGCCCTGCCCTACGAGGCCAGGATTCGCCGGCTCGCGCACTGGGTCGAACTGGCGGAACGTCAGGCCTGCCGCTATCGCCTGCGCCTGCCGGGGCAGGCACCGCTCGGCCCCGCCCTGGGTGCCGAGCATCGCCATCAGTGCCTGCGGGCCCTGGCCCTGATGCCGGCCGGCTGA
- the dnaX gene encoding DNA polymerase III subunit gamma/tau, which produces MSYLVLARKWRPKRFAELVGQEHVVRALSNALDTGRIHHAFLFTGTRGVGKTTIARIFAKSLNCERGTSADPCGECAACLDIDAGRYIDLLEIDAASNTGVDDVREVIENAQYMPSRGKFKVYLIDEVHMLSKAAFNALLKTLEEPPEHVKFLLATTDPQKLPVTVLSRCLQFNLKRLDEEQIGGQITKILGAEQIPCEDGAVRQIAKAADGSLRDGLSLLDQAIAYTGGELADAGVRAMLGTVDRTQVGALLDALAAGDGVRLMSTIATLADFSPDWSGVLEAFAEALHRVQVRQLVPGVTLEAEGVDAAAFAERLRPEVVQLWYQMALNGRRDLYLAPSPRAGFEMSLLRMLAFRPAGAGDVAPATAAPARPAPTPSATGQVAAAAAPVAPEAATAPRLPEREAEVAPPAAPPAPPAVAARAPEPTQPQAAVAADDVPPWEVPEQAVKVAAPAAPAAAIDVRRHEAVAPAPAPVTPVVPSTVTNAATDIADADQWLALVASAQLSGPSKQLAANAAFGGYGDAVLRLSLAPGFEYLRTERSVGDLSEALGAALGQAPKIVFETADHGETLAQRDARRQDERRSSAEEQFMNHPDVQRLIQQQGARVVPDSIRPFDE; this is translated from the coding sequence ATGTCCTACCTCGTCCTGGCCCGCAAGTGGCGCCCCAAGCGTTTTGCCGAACTGGTCGGGCAGGAGCACGTGGTCCGCGCCCTGTCCAATGCCCTGGACACCGGCCGCATCCATCACGCGTTCCTGTTCACCGGCACCCGTGGAGTGGGCAAGACCACCATTGCGCGCATCTTCGCCAAGTCGCTGAACTGTGAGCGCGGCACCAGCGCCGATCCGTGCGGTGAGTGCGCCGCCTGCCTGGACATCGACGCCGGGCGCTACATCGACCTGCTGGAGATCGACGCGGCGTCCAACACCGGCGTGGACGACGTGCGCGAGGTGATCGAGAACGCCCAGTACATGCCCTCGCGCGGCAAGTTCAAGGTCTACCTGATCGACGAGGTCCACATGTTGTCCAAGGCGGCGTTCAACGCGCTGCTCAAGACGCTGGAGGAGCCGCCGGAGCACGTGAAGTTCCTGCTGGCCACGACCGACCCGCAGAAGTTGCCGGTCACCGTGCTCAGCCGCTGCCTGCAGTTCAACCTCAAGCGCCTGGACGAGGAACAGATCGGCGGGCAGATCACCAAGATCCTGGGCGCCGAGCAGATCCCTTGCGAAGACGGTGCGGTGCGCCAGATCGCCAAGGCGGCTGATGGCTCGCTGCGCGATGGCCTGTCGCTGCTGGATCAGGCCATTGCCTATACCGGAGGCGAGCTGGCCGACGCCGGCGTGCGCGCCATGCTGGGCACGGTCGACCGCACCCAGGTTGGCGCGCTGCTGGATGCGCTGGCCGCGGGCGACGGCGTGCGCCTGATGTCTACGATCGCAACGCTTGCCGATTTCTCCCCGGACTGGAGTGGCGTGCTGGAGGCCTTTGCCGAGGCCCTGCACCGTGTCCAGGTGCGGCAATTGGTGCCGGGCGTGACCCTTGAAGCCGAGGGCGTGGATGCAGCCGCCTTCGCCGAACGCCTGCGTCCTGAGGTAGTGCAGCTGTGGTACCAGATGGCGCTCAATGGCCGGCGCGACCTGTATCTGGCGCCGAGTCCGCGGGCGGGCTTCGAGATGAGCCTGCTGCGGATGCTGGCCTTCCGCCCGGCCGGTGCGGGCGATGTCGCCCCCGCCACGGCGGCGCCGGCCCGTCCCGCGCCGACGCCTTCCGCCACTGGCCAGGTCGCGGCTGCCGCCGCGCCGGTGGCTCCGGAGGCGGCGACCGCACCACGCCTGCCCGAGCGCGAGGCCGAGGTTGCGCCTCCAGCAGCGCCTCCAGCGCCTCCCGCGGTGGCGGCGCGTGCGCCGGAGCCGACCCAGCCGCAAGCTGCGGTCGCCGCCGATGACGTCCCGCCCTGGGAGGTCCCCGAGCAGGCGGTGAAAGTCGCCGCGCCCGCGGCGCCGGCCGCTGCGATCGACGTCCGCCGCCACGAAGCTGTCGCCCCGGCGCCAGCGCCGGTCACGCCGGTCGTGCCCTCGACCGTGACCAACGCCGCCACCGACATCGCCGATGCCGACCAGTGGCTGGCGCTGGTGGCCTCGGCGCAGTTGAGCGGCCCCTCCAAGCAGCTGGCGGCCAATGCGGCCTTCGGTGGCTACGGGGACGCGGTGCTGCGTCTGTCGCTCGCACCGGGGTTCGAATACCTGCGGACCGAACGTTCGGTCGGCGACCTGTCCGAGGCGCTGGGCGCGGCATTGGGCCAGGCCCCGAAGATCGTGTTCGAAACCGCCGACCACGGCGAGACCCTGGCCCAGCGCGATGCGCGCCGTCAGGACGAGCGTCGCTCCTCGGCCGAGGAGCAGTTCATGAACCATCCCGACGTCCAGCGCCTGATCCAGCAGCAGGGCGCGCGGGTGGTGCCCGATTCCATCCGACCTTTCGACGAGTAA
- the recR gene encoding recombination mediator RecR encodes MSASLLEQLIDALRVLPGVGNKSAQRMAYQLLERDRAGGRRLSSLLGQAMEHIGHCAQCRDFTEGALCAICASASRDRHQLCAVETPADRLAIEQATGYRGLYFILQGRLSPLDGIGPRELGLEQLARRLGEGEVTELIIATNPTVEGEATSHYLAQLARQAGVKPMRLAHGVPLGGELEYVDRGTLSHAFGSRSEVL; translated from the coding sequence ATGAGCGCCTCCCTGCTGGAACAACTGATCGACGCGTTGCGGGTGCTGCCCGGCGTGGGCAACAAGAGTGCCCAGCGCATGGCCTACCAGCTGCTGGAGCGTGATCGTGCCGGCGGCCGGCGCCTGTCGAGCTTGCTGGGCCAGGCCATGGAGCACATCGGCCATTGCGCGCAGTGCCGGGACTTCACCGAAGGCGCGCTGTGCGCGATCTGCGCCAGCGCCAGCCGCGACCGGCATCAGCTGTGCGCGGTGGAGACGCCCGCCGACCGCCTGGCGATCGAGCAGGCCACCGGCTATCGCGGCCTGTACTTCATCCTGCAGGGACGGCTGTCACCGCTCGATGGCATCGGTCCACGCGAGTTGGGCCTGGAGCAGCTCGCGCGCCGGCTGGGCGAGGGCGAGGTCACCGAGCTGATCATCGCCACCAACCCCACCGTGGAAGGCGAGGCGACCTCGCACTACCTGGCGCAGTTGGCACGGCAGGCGGGAGTCAAACCGATGCGGCTGGCCCACGGCGTGCCGTTGGGAGGCGAGCTGGAATACGTCGACCGCGGCACGCTGTCGCACGCCTTCGGCTCGCGCAGCGAAGTCCTCTGA
- a CDS encoding Slp family lipoprotein, which translates to MNTTASVRLLAAGALAIFLGACATVPKPLQGEFPGVTPRDTVAGAQAGAQVRWGGRIVETRPRADSTCFEMISAPLGATGRPLSSSPDATDGRFIACRAGFYDPAIFAKGREVTFIGRVDGFENTRIGEYDYRLPRVTADVVYLWPEVKEVQVRPYPGPYYDPFWGPGWGWGPRWGWW; encoded by the coding sequence ATGAACACGACTGCTTCCGTCCGCCTGCTGGCTGCTGGAGCCCTGGCGATTTTTCTCGGTGCCTGTGCCACCGTTCCCAAGCCGCTGCAGGGCGAATTCCCCGGCGTCACTCCCCGCGACACCGTCGCCGGCGCGCAGGCCGGGGCCCAGGTCCGCTGGGGCGGTCGCATCGTGGAGACCAGGCCGCGCGCGGACAGCACCTGCTTTGAGATGATCTCTGCACCCCTGGGTGCCACGGGTCGTCCCTTGAGCAGCTCCCCGGATGCCACCGATGGTCGCTTCATCGCGTGCCGCGCCGGCTTCTATGACCCGGCGATCTTCGCCAAGGGCCGCGAAGTGACCTTCATCGGCCGCGTGGACGGGTTCGAGAACACCCGCATCGGCGAGTACGACTATCGCCTGCCGCGCGTGACCGCCGACGTGGTCTACCTGTGGCCGGAAGTGAAAGAGGTGCAGGTGCGCCCGTATCCGGGCCCGTACTACGACCCGTTCTGGGGTCCGGGCTGGGGCTGGGGCCCACGTTGGGGCTGGTGGTAA
- a CDS encoding MoaD/ThiS family protein — MTTLDVLYFASLRQAAGVERESVQTSATDLAGLYAEVKRRHGFAWDTAHLRVALDGAFARWDDAPAEGAQVAFIPPVSGG; from the coding sequence ATGACGACGCTGGACGTGCTGTATTTTGCCAGCCTGCGCCAGGCGGCGGGCGTGGAGCGCGAATCGGTGCAGACATCTGCAACCGACCTGGCGGGTCTGTATGCCGAGGTGAAGCGACGCCATGGCTTTGCCTGGGACACCGCGCACCTGCGCGTGGCCCTGGACGGCGCGTTCGCCCGCTGGGACGATGCGCCCGCCGAAGGCGCGCAGGTCGCCTTCATCCCGCCGGTCAGTGGAGGCTGA
- a CDS encoding molybdenum cofactor biosynthesis protein MoaE — MSRFAITDQQIEPAPLRAQLLDARAGAFASFEGWVRDHNDGQPVSGLHYQSYVELATTEGEKILDEALAKFDIVDARCVHRIGELAIGEMAVWVGVSAGHREGAFAACRWIIDETKARVPIWKQERYTSGVDAWLHPAVPDGAA, encoded by the coding sequence ATGTCCCGCTTCGCCATCACCGACCAGCAGATCGAGCCAGCCCCGCTGCGTGCGCAGCTGCTGGATGCGCGCGCCGGCGCGTTCGCCAGCTTCGAAGGCTGGGTGCGGGACCATAACGACGGCCAGCCCGTCTCCGGCCTGCATTACCAATCCTATGTGGAGCTGGCCACGACCGAGGGCGAAAAGATCCTCGACGAGGCGCTGGCGAAGTTCGACATCGTCGATGCGCGCTGCGTGCATCGCATCGGCGAGCTGGCCATCGGCGAGATGGCCGTGTGGGTGGGGGTTTCGGCAGGACATCGCGAAGGCGCGTTCGCGGCCTGTCGCTGGATCATCGACGAGACCAAGGCACGGGTCCCGATCTGGAAGCAGGAGCGCTACACCAGTGGCGTGGACGCCTGGCTGCATCCCGCAGTGCCGGACGGCGCCGCCTGA
- a CDS encoding DUF3488 and transglutaminase-like domain-containing protein, with translation MLACRSTSPRLDPRSRLWALASAGFGLLPLLLQLPGSTAIAVGSVGLLSAGIAWRRPIPLLLRLVLALTALGAVLWSAGPHFGRDTGCALLAAMLAIKPTETTSLRDGRSLVGFALFAPFAAFLLDQGPMTMALGLASVLCALVAMQRLAALESGLTVLGASTLHRARPWQIGRLVLMGVPLVLLTFWLFPRLSNPLWGLPERAVGRPGLADTMKPGEWIDLLADDTPAARVRFFGPTPPSSQMYWRGPVLTDFDGRTWQASGPSRNRAPVEVTRRGPRYDYQLDYEPTDRRQLVALDLPLSAPDGARLAGDYELISARPLSGLTRWRLQSSAPARFAADAGPAELRQALRLPPGFNPRTVALGHQWRDAAGRDDAAIVRRAMDWIRQDFAYTLDIPLPGRDMADEFLFQTRQGFCEQFSSSFVILMRAAGVPARVVTGYVGGVRNSLGGGYWIIRRQDAHAWAEVWLPGRGWVRVDPTAAVAPERIYDTIDDRAQAGDGDAGGFAGLSRFSEVSDWLRRNWNDLVLSFDAQRQRDLLRPLGFGRLDEGKLGLLFALAGGGTLLGMAWLLARGERERDPLLRQWHRLGRRYRRYGLEPLASEPAMAWARRVADARRDRPDTNENLISLSRRFAESRYALSHADVRALIRDLRRHRP, from the coding sequence GTGCTCGCCTGCCGCTCCACTTCACCCCGTCTGGATCCGCGCAGCCGCCTGTGGGCGCTGGCCTCAGCGGGATTTGGCCTTCTGCCCCTGCTCTTGCAGCTGCCGGGCAGCACCGCCATCGCCGTGGGGAGCGTCGGCCTGCTCAGCGCAGGCATCGCCTGGCGCCGGCCGATCCCATTGCTGCTGCGCCTGGTCCTGGCGCTGACGGCACTGGGCGCGGTGCTGTGGTCGGCCGGGCCGCACTTCGGACGCGATACCGGGTGTGCCTTGCTTGCGGCGATGCTGGCGATCAAACCCACCGAAACCACCAGTCTGCGCGATGGGCGCAGCCTGGTCGGCTTCGCGTTGTTCGCCCCCTTCGCCGCGTTCCTGCTCGACCAAGGGCCCATGACGATGGCGCTGGGCCTGGCCTCGGTGCTGTGCGCGCTGGTGGCTATGCAACGTCTGGCCGCCCTGGAGTCGGGGCTGACAGTGTTGGGCGCGAGCACCCTTCATCGCGCCCGCCCCTGGCAGATCGGACGCTTGGTCCTGATGGGCGTTCCGCTGGTGCTGCTGACGTTCTGGCTGTTCCCGCGCCTGTCCAACCCGCTGTGGGGCCTGCCCGAACGCGCGGTCGGCCGCCCCGGCCTGGCCGACACGATGAAGCCCGGCGAATGGATCGACCTGCTCGCCGATGACACCCCAGCGGCGCGGGTGCGCTTCTTCGGCCCGACGCCCCCGTCTTCGCAGATGTACTGGCGCGGGCCGGTGCTGACCGATTTCGATGGACGGACTTGGCAGGCCTCGGGCCCATCGCGCAATCGCGCGCCCGTGGAGGTCACCCGTCGCGGGCCGCGATACGACTACCAGCTCGACTACGAACCCACGGACCGGCGCCAGTTGGTCGCCCTGGACCTGCCGCTTTCGGCCCCCGATGGCGCGCGCCTGGCGGGCGATTACGAACTGATCTCCGCACGCCCGCTGTCCGGTCTCACCCGCTGGCGGCTGCAATCCTCGGCGCCGGCACGGTTTGCCGCCGATGCCGGTCCCGCGGAGCTGCGGCAGGCCTTGCGGCTGCCGCCGGGCTTCAATCCACGCACCGTCGCGCTGGGGCACCAGTGGCGTGACGCGGCGGGCCGCGACGATGCGGCGATCGTGCGCCGGGCGATGGACTGGATCCGGCAGGACTTCGCCTACACGCTCGACATCCCCTTGCCCGGGCGCGACATGGCCGACGAATTCCTGTTCCAGACCCGGCAGGGCTTCTGCGAGCAGTTCAGTTCGTCGTTCGTGATCCTGATGCGCGCGGCGGGCGTTCCGGCGCGCGTGGTCACTGGTTATGTCGGCGGCGTGCGCAACTCCTTGGGCGGCGGCTACTGGATCATCCGTCGCCAGGACGCCCATGCCTGGGCCGAAGTCTGGCTGCCCGGGCGTGGCTGGGTGCGCGTGGATCCCACCGCCGCGGTGGCACCCGAGCGCATCTACGACACGATCGACGACCGGGCCCAGGCCGGCGACGGTGACGCTGGCGGCTTTGCCGGCCTGAGCCGCTTTTCCGAGGTCAGCGACTGGCTGCGCCGCAACTGGAACGACCTGGTCCTGAGCTTCGATGCGCAGCGCCAGCGCGACCTGCTGCGGCCGTTGGGCTTCGGGCGACTGGACGAGGGCAAGCTCGGCCTGCTGTTCGCCCTTGCCGGCGGCGGCACCTTGCTGGGCATGGCCTGGCTGCTGGCACGCGGCGAACGCGAGCGCGATCCACTGCTGCGTCAGTGGCATCGCCTGGGCCGCCGCTACCGGCGCTACGGCCTGGAACCCCTGGCATCCGAGCCGGCGATGGCCTGGGCGCGGCGCGTTGCAGATGCGCGACGTGACCGGCCTGACACAAACGAGAACCTCATCTCACTCAGCCGGCGTTTCGCGGAATCGCGTTACGCTCTGAGTCATGCGGACGTCCGGGCGCTGATACGCGATCTGCGCCGGCACCGTCCGTGA
- a CDS encoding YbaB/EbfC family nucleoid-associated protein, translated as MRGNIAQLMQQAQKMQENLQKAQEELAKLEVTGNAGGNMVSVTLTGAKECRKVRIDPSLLSDAEMLEDLVAAAFNDASNKIDAESKNRMGSATAGMQLPPGMKLPF; from the coding sequence ATGCGCGGAAACATTGCCCAACTCATGCAGCAGGCGCAGAAGATGCAGGAAAACCTGCAGAAGGCGCAGGAAGAACTGGCCAAGCTGGAAGTCACCGGCAACGCCGGCGGCAACATGGTCAGCGTGACCCTCACCGGCGCCAAGGAGTGCCGCAAGGTGCGCATCGATCCTTCGCTGCTCTCCGATGCGGAGATGCTGGAGGATCTGGTGGCCGCGGCCTTCAACGATGCGTCCAACAAGATCGACGCCGAGTCCAAGAACCGGATGGGGTCGGCCACCGCCGGCATGCAGCTGCCGCCGGGCATGAAGCTGCCGTTCTGA